The genomic window TATATACCCCTATTATGCTTCGTCTTTTAGGACAAAGTGAGTATGGACTTTATAATTTAGTTGTTTCTGTTGTGAGTTATTTAGGACTTCTTAATTTTGGATTTGGGAGTGCATATATACGATATTATTCTAGATACAAGGTTAGAAATGAACGTGAAAATATTGCAAAGATTAATGGCATGTTTCTTATTATTTTTTCCATACTTGGTTTTATTGCAGTATTAGCTGGAATGGCTCTTGTTTTTAATACTAATTTAGTTTTTGGATCCCAACTTACAACTCAAGAACTTTCAGTTGCAAAGATTCTTATGACAATAATGGTTATAAATATAGGATTTTCGTTTCCAAATGTAGTATTTAACTCTTATATTACAGCAAATGAGCAATTTGTTTTTCAAAAACTCTTGCAGATGATTAAAGTGATAGCAAATCCATTTTTAGTTTTACCAGTATTATTATTGGGTTATGGTTCTATAGGAATGGTTGTTATTACAACGGTATTAAATATATCAATAGAAATTGCTAATGCAATATTTTGCTTTAGAAAATTGAACATGGAATTTTCTTTTCGACAATTTGATTTTTCGCTGATGAAAGAAATGACAATATTTTCCTCTTTTGTTTTTATGAATATGATTATTGACCAAATTAATTGGAACGTAGATAAGTTTATATTAGGAAGATTTCATGGTACTGTGTTTGTTGCCTTATATGGATTAGCAGCCCAACTTAATACTTATTATATATCTTTATCTACTGCTATTTCAAGCTTATTTATACCAAGGGTAAATAAGATAGTGGCTTCTTTCGATGACAATCATGAACTTACTTTGTTATTTACAAGAGTGGGTAGAGTTCAATTTATCGTACTTTCGGTTATTTGGACAGGATTGATATTTTTTGGACAACCATTTATTAATATGTGGGCAGGACCAAATTATAGTGAATCTTATTTAATAACTTTATTTTTAATATTGCCTGTTACCATTCCTTTAATACAGAATATTGGTATAGAAATTCAAAGAGCTAAAAATACACATCAATTTCGTTCATGGGTTTATTTTTTCATAGCTATTGCAAATGTGATTATTACAATTCCACTGTCAAAAAAATATGCAGGGATAGGAGCAGCTATGGGTACAGCATTATCTTTAATTATTGGAAATATTTTTATTATGAATTGGTATTATCATAAAAAAGTTGGACTTGATATGATATATTTTTGGAAACAGATAATTAGTTTCGTACCTTCACTTATATTACCAATTTTAGTAGGAGTTTTAGTGCATATATATATTGATTTGTATAATATTAAATT from Caldisalinibacter kiritimatiensis includes these protein-coding regions:
- a CDS encoding lipopolysaccharide biosynthesis protein — encoded protein: MKINQLKAGAALSYISMALGYIISIIYTPIMLRLLGQSEYGLYNLVVSVVSYLGLLNFGFGSAYIRYYSRYKVRNERENIAKINGMFLIIFSILGFIAVLAGMALVFNTNLVFGSQLTTQELSVAKILMTIMVINIGFSFPNVVFNSYITANEQFVFQKLLQMIKVIANPFLVLPVLLLGYGSIGMVVITTVLNISIEIANAIFCFRKLNMEFSFRQFDFSLMKEMTIFSSFVFMNMIIDQINWNVDKFILGRFHGTVFVALYGLAAQLNTYYISLSTAISSLFIPRVNKIVASFDDNHELTLLFTRVGRVQFIVLSVIWTGLIFFGQPFINMWAGPNYSESYLITLFLILPVTIPLIQNIGIEIQRAKNTHQFRSWVYFFIAIANVIITIPLSKKYAGIGAAMGTALSLIIGNIFIMNWYYHKKVGLDMIYFWKQIISFVPSLILPILVGVLVHIYIDLYNIKLFLLYGFVYVLIFSVSMWFLGMNQYEKDLIRRPIIKLIKKLKIGEYKM